A window of Paenibacillus sp. 19GGS1-52 contains these coding sequences:
- a CDS encoding futalosine hydrolase — protein MRAFHYTSTGEALEEQAAAPRVLIVTAVAAERDAVLRGLQGSGRFHVVAAGAGTAAAAAGTAAALAAGAYGCVISAGIGGGFPGVAPVGSLVVASEMIAADLGAETPEGFRSAAELGFGSVSVPADSGTVQAVTAALAAAGLNVSTGPVLTVSTATGTAETAAALAARHPGAAAEAMEGHGVAVAAMALGLPVLELRAISNAVGPRDRAAWKIGEALEALEAAAAILLEVL, from the coding sequence ATGAGAGCATTCCATTATACCTCCACCGGCGAAGCTTTGGAGGAACAAGCCGCGGCGCCGCGAGTGCTGATCGTGACTGCGGTCGCCGCCGAGCGGGACGCGGTCCTGCGCGGCCTTCAGGGCAGCGGCAGGTTCCATGTTGTGGCGGCTGGCGCTGGCACAGCCGCAGCAGCGGCGGGTACCGCCGCTGCACTGGCAGCCGGCGCCTACGGCTGCGTCATCAGCGCCGGGATCGGCGGCGGATTCCCGGGAGTGGCACCCGTAGGCTCGCTGGTCGTAGCCAGCGAGATGATTGCCGCCGACCTCGGGGCGGAGACGCCGGAGGGCTTCCGCTCCGCTGCCGAGCTCGGCTTCGGCAGCGTGTCCGTGCCGGCTGACTCCGGCACGGTGCAGGCGGTAACGGCCGCGCTGGCAGCGGCCGGACTTAACGTCAGCACGGGCCCCGTGCTGACCGTCTCGACGGCGACCGGCACAGCGGAGACGGCCGCCGCACTCGCCGCGCGCCACCCAGGCGCGGCGGCTGAAGCGATGGAAGGCCACGGAGTAGCCGTGGCCGCCATGGCGCTGGGGCTCCCGGTGCTGGAGCTCCGCGCGATCTCGAATGCGGTCGGACCACGCGACCGCGCAGCTTGGAAGATCGGCGAAGCCTTGGAAGCCTTAGAGGCTGCCGCCGCAATATTACTGGAGGTGCTGTAA
- a CDS encoding MarR family transcriptional regulator, translating to MSEFKETLNKAGSPADEDKAASLKLFVVLSKAYKSLMDHAVKDMKSHGLASAEFMVLEVLYHRTRIPLQQIGEKILVTSGSITYNIDKLESKGLLKRVPCSDDRRVTYAEITEAGRALFDEIFPQHVSSIHNLMGGLNNDEKNQAIELLKKLGKGV from the coding sequence ATGAGCGAATTCAAGGAGACATTAAATAAGGCTGGCAGTCCTGCTGATGAGGATAAAGCAGCATCACTGAAATTGTTCGTTGTGTTATCCAAGGCCTACAAGAGCCTGATGGATCACGCGGTTAAGGATATGAAGAGCCACGGATTAGCCTCCGCTGAGTTCATGGTGCTTGAGGTGTTATATCATAGAACGCGTATTCCACTGCAGCAGATTGGCGAGAAGATCCTCGTTACCAGCGGAAGTATTACGTACAATATTGATAAGTTGGAGAGTAAGGGACTGCTGAAGCGTGTACCATGCAGCGATGATCGGCGCGTGACTTATGCAGAGATTACTGAAGCGGGCCGTGCGCTTTTTGATGAAATATTTCCCCAACACGTATCTTCCATCCATAATCTGATGGGCGGGCTGAACAACGATGAGAAGAATCAGGCCATAGAATTGCTGAAGAAACTTGGCAAAGGCGTGTAG
- a CDS encoding DoxX family protein encodes MVSVALLLLRVVIGVAFVGHGAQKLFGWFGGYGPKGTGGYMESIGMKPGVAMAVLAGLMELVGGILFVAGLFTPVAAVLIIATMLGAIIKVHAPNGFWSTSNGIEFPLTVLVIALAVALAGPGSISLDALFFN; translated from the coding sequence ATGGTTAGTGTAGCATTGTTGTTGTTAAGAGTGGTTATCGGGGTTGCGTTCGTAGGGCATGGGGCACAAAAGCTGTTCGGTTGGTTTGGTGGATATGGTCCAAAAGGGACCGGCGGATATATGGAGTCGATTGGCATGAAACCCGGAGTCGCTATGGCGGTGCTGGCCGGACTGATGGAGTTGGTTGGAGGAATCCTATTTGTAGCGGGTCTGTTTACTCCGGTGGCAGCCGTACTGATTATAGCTACTATGCTTGGAGCAATTATCAAGGTTCATGCACCTAATGGCTTCTGGTCTACATCTAACGGCATTGAATTTCCGCTGACTGTGCTGGTGATTGCACTTGCTGTAGCGCTGGCGGGTCCAGGTTCGATTTCACTCGACGCACTGTTTTTTAACTAA
- a CDS encoding ring-cleaving dioxygenase, protein MTLQTSGIHHITAFVGDAQRNADFYAGILGLRLVKKTINFDAPEVYHLYFGNEQGAPGTIITFFPWSTGRKGRIGGGQVGVTTYAVPVGSLDFWEQRLATYRIPVTEVSRISESYLSFADYDGLRIELVEREEGAPSTWSFAGVPVEHAIKGFGGAVLYSTDPLKTADTLGHTLGMERIAEGDGYIRYRSTGDIGNIIDLKATPVPQGAGGTGTVHHIAWRAIDDAEQLEWGILVQSHGYQPTPVQDRQYFNAIYFREEGGILFEIATDPPGFANDEEPDALGLKLMLPAWFEPHRAAIEENLSPFQIREIEVKQG, encoded by the coding sequence ATGACATTACAAACTTCAGGAATACATCATATTACGGCCTTTGTTGGAGATGCACAGCGCAACGCGGACTTCTATGCAGGGATTCTTGGGCTACGTTTGGTCAAAAAAACGATTAACTTCGACGCTCCAGAGGTCTACCATCTGTATTTTGGTAATGAACAGGGTGCGCCAGGCACGATTATTACCTTCTTCCCTTGGTCCACTGGGCGCAAAGGCAGAATTGGCGGCGGGCAGGTTGGCGTAACCACATACGCGGTACCGGTGGGCTCATTGGACTTCTGGGAGCAGCGGCTTGCTACGTACCGGATACCCGTTACCGAAGTAAGCAGAATCTCGGAATCCTATCTTTCCTTCGCCGATTATGACGGCTTGCGGATAGAACTGGTGGAACGTGAGGAAGGTGCTCCTAGCACGTGGTCCTTCGCCGGAGTACCTGTAGAGCACGCGATCAAAGGTTTCGGTGGCGCGGTTCTCTACAGCACGGACCCGCTGAAAACAGCGGATACTCTTGGTCATACACTGGGCATGGAGCGTATCGCTGAGGGCGACGGGTATATACGGTACAGATCAACTGGAGATATAGGCAATATTATTGACCTAAAGGCTACTCCAGTTCCGCAGGGAGCGGGAGGCACCGGAACGGTACATCATATTGCTTGGCGGGCAATAGATGATGCTGAACAACTGGAGTGGGGCATCCTGGTGCAAAGCCATGGTTATCAGCCTACACCGGTTCAAGACCGCCAGTACTTTAACGCGATCTACTTCCGCGAAGAAGGTGGAATCCTGTTCGAGATCGCTACCGATCCTCCGGGCTTTGCTAATGATGAAGAGCCGGATGCACTGGGTCTGAAGCTGATGCTTCCAGCTTGGTTTGAGCCGCACCGCGCGGCTATCGAAGAGAATCTCAGTCCTTTTCAAATTCGTGAAATTGAGGTGAAGCAGGGATGA
- a CDS encoding alpha/beta hydrolase has translation MIHVFRKGTDETKPILVLFHGTGGNENDLLPLADLLSPESSVLGIRGNVLENGMPRFFRRLAEGVFDEPDLIFRTHEIKQFLDEAAAQYGFDATKLVAVGYSNGANIAGSLLFHYKDIFHASILLHPMVPLRNVEIPSLKGHAIFIGAGKNDPIIATAETQELETLLQGAGAEVTTHWGNQGHRLSAEEAEAARVWLQRA, from the coding sequence ATGATCCATGTATTCCGTAAGGGTACAGACGAAACTAAGCCAATCTTAGTATTATTCCATGGCACTGGCGGCAATGAGAACGACCTGCTGCCGCTGGCTGATCTGTTGTCGCCTGAATCCTCCGTGTTAGGCATCCGGGGGAATGTGCTGGAGAACGGGATGCCCCGTTTCTTCCGGCGGTTAGCTGAAGGTGTATTCGATGAACCGGATCTGATCTTCCGCACACATGAGATCAAGCAGTTTCTAGATGAGGCAGCGGCACAATACGGCTTTGACGCTACTAAGCTAGTTGCCGTCGGCTACTCCAATGGCGCGAACATTGCCGGCAGCCTGCTGTTTCATTATAAGGATATCTTCCACGCTTCTATTCTGTTGCATCCGATGGTGCCACTGCGAAATGTGGAGATTCCTTCTCTTAAAGGCCACGCCATCTTCATCGGAGCAGGTAAGAATGATCCGATTATTGCCACTGCGGAAACCCAGGAACTAGAGACCCTATTGCAGGGTGCCGGTGCTGAGGTGACTACACACTGGGGCAATCAGGGCCACCGCCTGAGCGCTGAAGAAGCTGAGGCGGCCAGAGTTTGGCTGCAGCGCGCTTAA
- a CDS encoding glycosyltransferase family 39 protein, which produces MSFINNHKLKIILGLALLLSLGLSIYSLANVDTTNTSATLDTQWGNSGGGFNQRESGVAGMAAPGADSKAATQGTAGQNGSTTIPDAAGSASKSPGVSQDGTSSAVGGTTPSGAAQDGTSASDSSGGRPARGQGTTDSSGAGFTRPSGGGQMGGGGMGGGMGGNSFGSASASRDYGTPLAWYAVVFAVLFIAAFYYTLRGKFQIKEYRKTVLVGLLLAIGLCLKIAAAPWISGYQSDINFFKTWATQAADSLNGFYLNSTSDYPPLYMYVLYLTGKIVTLPAAAPYFMPLIKLPSILADTATAYLLYKAARRYFSFETGLLIAAFYMFNPAVLINATFWGQVDSFFTLIVVSAIWLLCQRKYGWATAVLTLSVLMKPQGIIYVPVLFFALVRSGSLKSWLKAAGAGIVTLLIVVLPFSSGQSPLWLYNLYTGTVNEYPFASVNAYNLFALLGDNYTESSSMLAFFSYHTWGMIFIVLTTLFTGWMYLRSKNAAIAALGALLQIAGVFTLSSSMHERYLFPAAALALLAYTYWRDKRLLWLVFGFSTTIFLNTYAVYYGTLSRGSAYNFTMFAASLLNLAMCVLLVKIMWDLSRKKELAGTQLPAATAVAS; this is translated from the coding sequence TTGTCTTTTATCAACAATCACAAACTCAAAATCATACTTGGCTTGGCCCTGCTGCTCTCGCTTGGATTAAGCATCTACTCCTTAGCGAATGTTGATACAACGAATACCTCTGCCACTCTCGATACTCAATGGGGAAATAGCGGCGGAGGCTTTAACCAGCGAGAGAGTGGAGTTGCCGGTATGGCTGCCCCCGGTGCAGACAGCAAAGCCGCGACACAGGGAACCGCAGGACAGAACGGAAGCACAACAATTCCTGATGCGGCTGGCAGCGCCTCTAAGTCACCCGGAGTATCACAGGACGGCACGTCTTCCGCAGTTGGTGGCACCACGCCATCCGGCGCAGCGCAGGACGGTACGTCTGCTTCCGACAGTAGCGGTGGACGTCCTGCTCGTGGTCAAGGCACCACGGATAGCAGCGGCGCAGGCTTCACCCGTCCATCCGGCGGTGGACAGATGGGCGGCGGTGGCATGGGTGGTGGCATGGGTGGCAATAGCTTTGGCAGCGCCTCAGCAAGCAGGGATTACGGAACACCGCTGGCCTGGTATGCCGTTGTTTTTGCCGTATTATTTATCGCAGCCTTCTACTATACCCTGCGCGGCAAGTTTCAGATTAAAGAGTATCGCAAAACAGTGCTTGTCGGTCTGCTTCTCGCTATCGGACTCTGTCTGAAAATAGCCGCAGCTCCATGGATCAGCGGGTATCAGAGCGACATCAATTTCTTCAAGACCTGGGCAACGCAGGCTGCGGATAGCCTGAATGGCTTTTATCTGAACAGCACAAGCGATTATCCGCCTCTCTATATGTATGTTCTTTATCTGACCGGCAAAATCGTCACGCTACCGGCGGCAGCTCCCTATTTTATGCCACTGATCAAACTGCCCTCCATTCTCGCCGATACGGCAACCGCTTATTTGCTCTACAAGGCGGCACGCCGATACTTCTCGTTCGAGACGGGCTTGCTCATTGCTGCTTTTTACATGTTTAATCCGGCTGTGCTCATCAATGCGACCTTCTGGGGACAGGTTGATTCCTTCTTCACGCTGATCGTAGTTTCGGCCATATGGCTGCTCTGTCAACGCAAATATGGCTGGGCAACCGCTGTGCTGACCTTGTCTGTTCTCATGAAGCCGCAAGGAATCATCTATGTGCCTGTTCTGTTCTTCGCGCTAGTGCGCTCGGGATCGCTCAAATCGTGGCTTAAAGCAGCGGGCGCAGGCATAGTGACCCTCCTGATCGTCGTCCTGCCCTTCTCTTCCGGGCAGAGTCCATTATGGCTGTATAACCTCTATACGGGTACGGTCAATGAATATCCTTTTGCCTCAGTTAATGCCTATAATCTATTTGCCTTGCTGGGAGACAATTATACCGAATCCTCCTCCATGTTGGCCTTCTTCAGCTACCATACCTGGGGGATGATATTTATCGTACTGACTACGTTATTTACCGGATGGATGTACCTGCGGAGCAAAAATGCGGCCATAGCCGCTCTTGGAGCTCTGCTGCAGATTGCCGGTGTCTTCACACTATCGTCCAGCATGCATGAACGCTATTTATTCCCAGCCGCTGCACTTGCCTTGCTGGCCTACACCTATTGGCGAGATAAACGCCTACTATGGTTGGTATTCGGGTTCAGTACAACGATTTTTCTCAATACCTATGCCGTCTATTACGGCACTCTCAGCCGTGGAAGTGCCTACAATTTCACAATGTTTGCCGCTTCTCTGCTAAATCTCGCGATGTGCGTACTGTTGGTAAAGATCATGTGGGATCTCTCGCGCAAAAAAGAGCTTGCTGGAACGCAGCTACCTGCGGCTACAGCCGTCGCCAGCTAA
- a CDS encoding multidrug effflux MFS transporter, which yields MNKLSNNNILAATGPTRKQRLQLALILGAIATIGPLSIDMYLPALPALAVYFGTTAAFVQLSLTLFLLGLASGQLVAGPLSDVYGRRRPLLIGMLIYAISSLLCAFSPSIGLLVALRFIQGLAGSVGVVISRAAVRDLYSGSELTRFFSLLMIVNGLGPIVAPVIGGQLLRLTTWQGVFIVLCIVGVVFFVTILLRLPETLPKERRSKSGIKGTLLTFRILLGNRRFMGYALSQGFVTAAMFAYISGSSFVLQNIFGVSPQIYSLIFAMNGLGIIFSGQLAGRLSGRLGEEKLLVSGLLLSTLGGILLLVTILAGGGLLPILFCLFAVVSSVGLVGTTSFSLAMQDQGETAGSASALLGLLPLLLGGCVAPLVGLGGGETALPMAIVIAAAGICSILSYKLLVRGGKS from the coding sequence ATTAACAAACTTAGCAATAATAATATTCTTGCCGCTACGGGTCCAACACGGAAGCAGAGATTGCAGCTGGCACTTATTCTGGGTGCTATTGCTACGATCGGCCCTCTGTCGATTGACATGTATTTGCCGGCGCTGCCTGCACTTGCCGTGTATTTTGGGACAACGGCTGCTTTTGTGCAGCTTAGCCTGACCCTCTTTTTGCTAGGATTAGCCTCGGGACAGCTGGTGGCGGGACCACTCAGTGATGTATACGGCCGCCGCCGTCCGCTACTGATTGGAATGTTGATTTATGCTATCTCCTCGTTGCTTTGCGCTTTTAGCCCTTCGATCGGACTGCTAGTCGCGTTGCGCTTTATTCAAGGGCTGGCGGGTTCGGTAGGTGTGGTTATCTCGCGCGCTGCCGTCCGTGACTTGTATAGTGGCTCAGAATTAACAAGGTTCTTCTCTCTATTGATGATTGTTAACGGTCTGGGTCCAATCGTGGCGCCAGTCATTGGTGGCCAGTTACTGCGGCTGACTACATGGCAAGGTGTGTTCATCGTATTATGTATTGTTGGAGTTGTCTTTTTCGTGACGATTCTGCTGCGGCTCCCAGAGACACTGCCGAAGGAAAGGCGCTCCAAGAGTGGAATTAAGGGCACTTTGTTAACCTTCCGGATATTGCTCGGCAATCGGAGATTTATGGGATATGCACTCTCCCAAGGTTTTGTTACTGCGGCTATGTTCGCATATATATCCGGTTCTTCCTTTGTACTGCAAAATATTTTTGGTGTCTCACCGCAAATCTACAGCTTGATCTTTGCCATGAATGGACTGGGCATTATATTCTCGGGCCAATTAGCAGGCAGATTGTCTGGAAGACTGGGTGAGGAAAAATTGCTCGTTAGCGGTCTTCTCCTCAGTACACTGGGTGGTATTCTGCTGTTGGTTACCATTCTGGCTGGAGGAGGCCTGCTGCCCATCCTGTTCTGCTTGTTCGCTGTTGTTTCCAGCGTGGGATTAGTTGGAACAACCAGCTTCTCGCTGGCCATGCAGGATCAAGGGGAAACGGCAGGGAGCGCCTCGGCGTTACTAGGACTACTGCCACTACTGCTCGGTGGTTGCGTAGCTCCACTCGTGGGCCTAGGCGGTGGAGAGACAGCGCTGCCGATGGCGATTGTTATCGCGGCGGCAGGAATCTGCTCTATTTTATCCTATAAGCTGCTTGTTAGAGGAGGAAAGTCATAG
- a CDS encoding EamA family transporter — MSRKDLSMLLLLALVWGASFLFMRIASPEFGPVFTTELRVSLAAAALLLYAKITRRQLGLWRHWKKFLILGGLNAALPFTLICMAELNLSASLAAILNATTPMFTALAAWGTLQERPGFAKTIGLGIGLFGVVVLVGWSPVPMEGKILLSVFFSLGAALSYGFGGLYASRASQGLEPLTLAVGQQLGASVLLLPLAVIFAPRHMPSSAAVFSVIGLSLICTSIAYLLYFRLIRNVGAVKTVSVTFLVPIFGILWGAIFLNERIYLNTIIGLIIILLSVTLVNRKTRPKGGNRVELAD; from the coding sequence ATGAGCCGTAAAGATCTCTCAATGCTGCTGCTGCTCGCTCTAGTCTGGGGCGCTTCCTTCTTATTCATGAGAATCGCTTCCCCTGAATTTGGACCGGTCTTTACAACAGAACTTCGGGTCAGCCTGGCTGCGGCTGCGCTGCTTCTCTACGCTAAGATTACCAGACGGCAGCTGGGTCTTTGGCGACACTGGAAGAAATTCCTCATCCTCGGAGGTCTCAATGCTGCATTGCCCTTTACGCTAATCTGCATGGCGGAGCTGAACCTGAGCGCTTCGCTGGCAGCGATTCTGAACGCGACTACACCGATGTTCACAGCCTTGGCTGCATGGGGCACTCTACAGGAAAGACCTGGCTTTGCCAAAACCATCGGTCTTGGCATTGGGTTGTTCGGAGTTGTCGTTCTCGTCGGCTGGAGTCCGGTACCTATGGAGGGCAAAATCCTGCTGTCCGTGTTCTTTTCACTAGGAGCTGCGTTGTCCTATGGATTTGGCGGGCTGTACGCTTCCCGTGCCAGTCAAGGCTTAGAACCGTTGACACTAGCCGTAGGTCAGCAGCTCGGAGCGAGTGTACTGCTGCTGCCGCTGGCCGTTATTTTTGCTCCCCGGCATATGCCGTCCTCTGCTGCAGTTTTTTCCGTAATTGGCCTCTCGCTCATATGTACTTCCATCGCCTATCTGTTGTATTTCCGTCTCATTCGTAATGTAGGCGCCGTGAAGACGGTAAGTGTAACTTTCCTCGTGCCCATCTTCGGCATACTGTGGGGGGCTATTTTCTTAAATGAAAGGATCTATCTGAACACAATCATAGGACTCATTATCATTCTCCTGAGTGTAACGCTCGTTAACCGCAAGACCCGTCCCAAGGGCGGGAATAGAGTGGAACTGGCGGACTAG
- a CDS encoding FlxA-like family protein, giving the protein MNVSSVASTTTYTASSATDTSALEKQKAKLESELEKVSSSKDDEKTKAAKTKQIEAQIKQIEAQIAQKAQNSSSSASSTGKAPEKPVNNNAIVAASAQDIATATTDSEGRFDIRV; this is encoded by the coding sequence ATGAATGTATCATCAGTAGCAAGTACTACAACTTATACAGCTTCCAGTGCAACCGACACCAGCGCGCTTGAGAAACAAAAGGCAAAGCTGGAATCCGAGTTAGAAAAAGTGAGTTCTAGCAAGGACGATGAGAAGACCAAGGCAGCAAAGACTAAGCAAATTGAGGCACAGATCAAGCAGATCGAAGCACAAATTGCCCAGAAGGCCCAAAATAGTTCATCCTCGGCCAGCAGTACTGGGAAAGCGCCGGAGAAACCTGTGAATAACAATGCCATTGTCGCAGCGAGTGCTCAAGACATAGCTACCGCAACTACGGATAGTGAAGGAAGATTTGATATTCGGGTATAA
- the mprF gene encoding bifunctional lysylphosphatidylglycerol flippase/synthetase MprF, whose protein sequence is MHSMKQSLERFRIVRLVLFIYRIRAVRALFPLAIIALVYWEGQHELKQIHLSRTVHELRSVPASAILQMMGIALLSVAVMSAYDYLIRFHFRLKIGLWSTFRYAWIANTFNNLIGFAGLAGVGLRTLLYKKSGVPTSVLTPAIVFLSPLMITGLSLLSWGNIFGILPATELLHEHHWLVFAVWGMALYLPVFVFIQRSSLYAKWINGGQGRTPWITVAASVSASFLEWSFAGLTFWMIGHHLLGGADFVTLFSIYTVAAIAGILSMAPGGIGAFDLIALLGLTQLGHGSDQAMAVLVIYRLFYYVIPWLIGLVLAALEIGLQGKKQLDRNAAGLEPSLNVWQRIWGWPEQYSFLSDLGMWALGKLVLASGLILLLSAATPELLYRLRITEELLSLPVMKLSHLLSVLIGFMLILLSRGISLRIRRAYIWTSILLFGGAIFTFTKGFDYEEALFLLLVALILWISKARFYRISAPVSKQSTVWWFVLSSVIALSYYLLGNYAHRGFMKHLPPGVQPEWLQQHSNVAFTAVGGLVFSWLLLTMLLTLRPQHKVEELFGTADMERLRLFLNDVPGNPLTHMLFLGDKSFYWAQGGTVLFAFARVRDKLVVLSDPLGQKSLINEGISEFRQTADNYGLSVVFYQATPALLPIYHEQGYRFFKLGEEALVPLDTFTLSGKKFSDFRSISKRFEREGYLFEVSEAPHAESLLRELRSISDEWLNGRTEKGYSLGWFKEAYLQLAQIALLRSSEGAVLAFASIAPGYDERLTVSIDLMRHRKVTPNGTMDYLFVRLLDWAKSEGYHRFNLGNAPLSSVGQNSGALREEKLAHLVYKRGGHWYGFSGLRKYKEKFAPDWEPRYLAYPATLALPILTLDLVRLVSRHPEAEE, encoded by the coding sequence ATGCATTCAATGAAACAGTCATTAGAACGATTCAGAATTGTAAGACTAGTCTTATTCATTTACCGGATACGTGCGGTTAGAGCTCTTTTTCCGCTGGCAATAATAGCTCTTGTGTACTGGGAGGGACAGCATGAGCTGAAGCAGATTCATTTGAGTCGTACTGTACATGAACTAAGAAGCGTACCTGCGTCCGCCATTTTGCAGATGATGGGCATCGCGCTGCTGTCGGTGGCAGTAATGAGTGCCTATGACTATTTAATCCGCTTTCATTTTCGTTTAAAAATAGGTCTATGGAGCACCTTCCGCTATGCATGGATTGCGAACACGTTCAATAATCTGATTGGCTTTGCCGGGTTGGCAGGTGTTGGGTTGCGGACACTTCTATATAAGAAGAGTGGTGTGCCAACCTCGGTGCTGACACCAGCTATAGTCTTTCTTTCACCGTTAATGATTACAGGCTTGTCCCTGCTGTCTTGGGGTAATATCTTCGGTATCCTTCCGGCAACGGAGCTTCTGCATGAGCATCACTGGCTGGTGTTTGCCGTATGGGGCATGGCCCTTTATTTACCTGTATTTGTATTTATCCAGCGCTCATCGCTATATGCGAAATGGATTAACGGAGGGCAAGGGAGAACGCCTTGGATTACGGTAGCCGCTTCAGTCAGTGCCTCATTTCTGGAGTGGAGCTTTGCCGGGTTGACGTTCTGGATGATCGGTCACCACCTGCTGGGTGGAGCCGATTTCGTGACGCTTTTCAGCATTTATACAGTGGCCGCGATTGCTGGCATCCTGAGCATGGCGCCCGGTGGAATTGGTGCTTTTGATCTGATTGCGCTGCTGGGACTTACCCAGCTAGGGCATGGAAGTGACCAGGCGATGGCGGTATTGGTCATTTACAGATTGTTCTACTATGTCATTCCATGGCTCATCGGGCTGGTGCTGGCGGCACTGGAGATCGGACTGCAGGGAAAAAAACAGCTGGATCGAAATGCAGCGGGGCTAGAGCCTTCGCTCAATGTGTGGCAAAGAATTTGGGGATGGCCGGAACAGTATTCCTTCCTGAGCGATCTTGGGATGTGGGCGCTCGGCAAGCTGGTACTGGCCAGCGGTCTCATCCTGCTGCTGTCAGCAGCTACACCTGAACTTCTCTACAGGCTTCGTATCACGGAGGAACTGTTGTCGCTGCCCGTGATGAAGCTCTCGCATCTGCTGTCTGTATTGATCGGCTTTATGCTCATTCTTTTATCGCGAGGGATTTCACTGCGGATTCGCAGGGCCTATATATGGACCAGTATTTTGTTGTTCGGCGGAGCTATATTTACGTTCACCAAAGGCTTCGATTACGAAGAGGCTCTGTTCTTGCTCTTAGTAGCCCTGATCTTGTGGATATCGAAAGCCCGTTTCTATCGGATCAGTGCACCAGTCAGCAAGCAAAGCACGGTCTGGTGGTTTGTGCTGTCCTCTGTTATTGCACTCAGCTACTATTTGCTGGGAAACTATGCGCATCGCGGTTTTATGAAGCATCTTCCTCCGGGTGTGCAGCCCGAGTGGCTGCAGCAGCATAGCAATGTTGCTTTTACGGCAGTAGGAGGACTGGTCTTCTCTTGGTTACTGCTCACGATGCTGCTCACCCTCAGACCCCAGCACAAAGTTGAGGAGCTGTTCGGTACTGCGGATATGGAGAGACTGAGGCTTTTCTTGAACGATGTGCCAGGCAATCCCTTGACCCACATGCTGTTTCTGGGTGACAAAAGCTTCTACTGGGCGCAAGGTGGAACAGTACTTTTTGCTTTTGCCAGAGTAAGGGACAAACTTGTCGTACTGAGTGATCCGTTGGGACAGAAGAGCCTGATAAATGAAGGCATTAGTGAGTTTCGACAGACTGCTGACAATTATGGTTTGTCTGTAGTTTTTTATCAGGCTACACCAGCTCTTTTGCCGATCTATCACGAGCAAGGCTACCGTTTCTTTAAACTGGGTGAGGAGGCCTTGGTGCCTTTGGATACTTTTACGCTTAGCGGTAAGAAGTTCAGTGATTTTCGCAGTATAAGCAAGCGTTTTGAGCGGGAGGGCTACCTGTTTGAGGTTTCAGAAGCGCCGCATGCGGAGAGTTTATTGCGCGAGCTGCGTTCGATCTCGGATGAGTGGCTGAACGGACGTACGGAAAAAGGCTACTCGCTCGGCTGGTTTAAGGAAGCCTATCTGCAGTTAGCACAGATAGCGCTGCTGCGCAGCTCTGAGGGTGCAGTGCTGGCTTTTGCCTCCATTGCACCGGGATATGACGAGCGGCTGACCGTCTCCATTGATCTGATGCGCCACCGGAAGGTGACACCAAACGGAACGATGGATTATTTATTTGTTCGTCTTCTAGATTGGGCGAAGTCGGAAGGTTATCACAGATTTAATCTTGGCAATGCCCCGCTGTCCAGTGTGGGTCAGAATTCGGGCGCGCTGCGCGAGGAGAAGCTGGCCCACCTTGTGTATAAACGGGGAGGACATTGGTACGGCTTCTCCGGTCTGCGCAAGTATAAGGAGAAGTTTGCTCCAGACTGGGAGCCGCGTTATTTGGCTTATCCCGCTACGCTAGCGCTGCCGATCCTGACGCTGGATTTGGTAAGACTTGTATCCCGTCATCCGGAGGCGGAGGAATAA